One stretch of Nitrosococcus watsonii C-113 DNA includes these proteins:
- the hda gene encoding DnaA regulatory inactivator Hda, protein MVTQQLPLPIGESGAPSFENYYLAAANREPIAAVERCGQGKGERFLCLWGPSGVGKTHLLLAACQIAAQESERVAYVPLKRVGIMAPEILGGLEAAAFVAIDDIDHVAGYRHWEESLLHLYNLLQEEQGRLLLASTDKPSTLHWLLPDLRSRLGWGVGYQLQPLDDHQKHAALQFQAAKRGLELPDEVAGFLLRHSERDMHSLSSILAQLERASMAAQRRLTVPFVRQVLGI, encoded by the coding sequence TTGGTTACTCAGCAACTTCCTCTGCCCATTGGCGAGTCCGGTGCTCCCAGTTTTGAGAATTATTACCTTGCTGCGGCTAACCGCGAGCCTATTGCAGCGGTAGAACGCTGTGGGCAAGGAAAAGGAGAACGTTTTCTTTGTCTCTGGGGACCTTCCGGGGTAGGGAAAACTCACTTATTGCTTGCTGCTTGTCAGATCGCGGCCCAAGAGAGCGAGCGGGTTGCTTACGTTCCCCTGAAACGGGTCGGTATCATGGCGCCCGAGATTCTGGGAGGATTGGAGGCTGCAGCCTTCGTTGCCATTGATGATATCGATCATGTTGCCGGTTACCGTCATTGGGAAGAGTCCTTGCTTCACCTTTATAATCTCCTGCAGGAGGAGCAAGGTCGGCTCCTGCTGGCTTCCACCGATAAGCCTAGTACGCTCCATTGGCTTTTACCCGATCTTCGCTCCCGCTTAGGATGGGGGGTGGGTTATCAGCTCCAGCCCTTGGACGATCATCAAAAGCATGCTGCGTTACAATTCCAGGCCGCGAAAAGAGGCTTAGAGTTGCCCGATGAGGTGGCAGGTTTTTTATTACGCCATAGTGAGCGGGATATGCACTCTTTGAGCAGTATACTGGCACAATTAGAGCGTGCCTCCATGGCGGCTCAGAGGCGGCTGACAGTTCCTTTTGTACGGCAAGTTTTAGGTATATAA
- a CDS encoding CDP-alcohol phosphatidyltransferase family protein, protein MQVRDIPNLLTGIRILLVVPLIYVLLAENYWLALWIIFVASISDGLDGFLARHYHWQSRLGSILDPLADKLLLISSFIMLAWLGHLPYWLMLLALGRDFAIMLGGVGYHFFIGPFEMEPVPLSKLNTLCQVLLIMAVIIAQLPGLDMFQLTDWLIYLVAVTTILSGMQYIWHWGGQAWRLSRAQKTESESHRRRPESTNRG, encoded by the coding sequence ATGCAAGTAAGAGATATCCCCAACCTTCTTACTGGAATACGCATCTTGTTAGTGGTGCCGCTCATCTATGTATTGCTTGCGGAAAACTACTGGCTTGCTTTATGGATTATTTTTGTGGCGAGCATTTCTGACGGTTTAGATGGATTTCTTGCCAGGCATTACCATTGGCAGAGCCGGCTTGGTTCAATTCTTGATCCTCTAGCCGATAAGCTATTGTTAATCTCGAGCTTTATTATGCTAGCTTGGCTGGGCCATCTACCCTATTGGTTGATGCTGCTAGCCCTTGGCAGGGATTTTGCCATTATGCTAGGCGGTGTTGGCTATCATTTTTTTATTGGTCCTTTTGAAATGGAGCCCGTTCCCCTCAGTAAGCTGAACACATTATGCCAAGTATTATTGATTATGGCTGTTATAATCGCCCAGCTACCAGGATTGGACATGTTCCAATTAACGGATTGGCTTATTTATTTGGTGGCGGTTACTACTATTTTAAGCGGTATGCAATATATTTGGCATTGGGGAGGACAGGCTTGGCGGTTGAGCAGAGCTCAGAAAACAGAATCTGAATCTCACCGGCGGCGGCCGGAAAGCACAAATCGCGGGTGA